A single window of Coffea eugenioides isolate CCC68of chromosome 7, Ceug_1.0, whole genome shotgun sequence DNA harbors:
- the LOC113777240 gene encoding putative F-box/LRR-repeat protein At3g28410: MEQSRYLPEGIIHRILRFLGATDQARVCVLSKDWLHAWQTCPALTFSDQPLRCLFQQALGRGDEECEKYCRQGRLKFQDHVKRALLNYKGEHIQELTLDIYHIGDEDSAATLDKLLEIAMEKGVKQLKLLIHTYHCIKNSAEYYYVLPISILRAHSLTDLEIERCRFPACNQLFNGGKFLVFNNIKSLSLTCVYIEDEKFQLLLSACPLIHNLDVKLCEGLTRIKVVNLPRLKKLDMRHEIRKSLIFAVDAPSLESLSISYFGRTWSVLQLPASQNLRELMLFNTYITNAFFNDWTSLFPRLEILGLKHCHGFQNINLRSHSLKHIRFSFTAESLVELDAPNIIDMKIRVSAETMQKVSFKGALPRQCVSDLCIIPCYWSSIDVSWFMKLNELLSNLNPSKISLRICCASPLSKHASFEGIPTFDAHPVDIEHLDLTESRADLPRYLTFLDGLFWACHPKHFVLHWLTPLAYLPVKIFFYKKFITDQRSRVFSNWTHTLSFWQHYLKKTEIHFYDTTGKKCGQQDYLHWQKVSKIILHLDWSASSNLWNAKIAEPLKRKSSSVKNSGYSG; this comes from the coding sequence ATGGAACAATCAAGATACTTGCCTGAAGGCATCATCCATCGTATATTACGTTTTCTCGGTGCCACCGACCAAGCCCGAGTTTGTGTTCTATCGAAAGACTGGCTCCACGCATGGCAGACGTGCCCTGCCCTGACGTTTTCCGATCAGCCATTAAGATGTCTGTTTCAACAAGCACTTGGAAGGGGCGATGAGGAGTGCGAGAAATACTGCAGACAGGGTAGATTAAAATTCCAGGATCATGTAAAGAGAGCTTTGCTAAATTACAAAGGAGAACATATACAGGAACTTACACTCGACATTTACCATATAGGTGATGAAGATTCTGCTGCCACCCTAGACAAATTGCTCGAAATAGCCATGGAAAAAGGTGTGAAACAACTCAAACTCCTCATCCATACATACCATTGTATAAAAAATTCCGCTGAATATTACTACGTCCTACCCATAAGCATTCTTCGGGCTCATTCGTTGACAGATTTAGAGATTGAGCGCTGCCGGTTTCCTGCTTGTAACCAGTTGTTTAATGGAGGCAAATTTCTCGTGTTTAATAATATCAAGTCCTTGAGTCTTACTTGTGTCTACATTGAAGACGAGAAGTTTCAATTATTACTCTCTGCTTGCCCATTAATTCATAATCTGGATGTTAAATTATGTGAGGGTCTCACCAGAATCAAGGTGGTCAATCTTCCAAGGCTCAAGAAACTAGATATGCGTCATGAAATAAGGAAGAGCCTAATTTTTGCTGTTGATGCACCAAGCCTTGAAAGTCTGAGTATATCATATTTTGGTCGAACATGGAGTGTTCTTCAACTGCCTGCATCTCAAAATTTGAGAGAACTGATGCTTTTCAACACATATATTACAAATGCATTCTTCAATGACTGGACGAGCTTATTTCCAAGGCTTGAGATTTTGGGACTCAAGCACTGCCATGGCTTCCAGAATATCAATTTAAGAAGCCACTCACTAAAGCACATACGGTTTTCGTTCACTGCAGAGTCATTGGTCGAATTAGATGCCCCAAATATCATTGACATGAAAATTCGTGTTTCAGCAGAAACCATGCAAAAGGTGTCTTTTAAAGGGGCTCTCCCACGGCAATGTGTGTCTGATTTGTGTATCATACCATGCTATTGGTCGTCTATTGATGTCTCATGGTTTATGAAATTAAATGAGTTGCTATCAAACCTCAACCCATCAAAGATTTCACTTCGCATTTGTTGTGCAAGTCCTCTTTCTAAACATGCTAGCTTCGAGGGCATTCCAACTTTTGATGCTCACCCTGTTGATATTGAACATTTGGACTTGACAGAATCTCGAGCAGATTTACCACGTTATTtaacttttcttgatggtttGTTTTGGGCTTGTCATCCTAAGCATTTTGTCCTGCATTGGTTGACTCCTTTGGCCTATCTTCccgtcaaaattttcttttataagaAGTTCATAACCGACCAAAGAAGTCGGGTGTTCAGCAATTGGACTCATACTTTAAGCTTTTGGCAACATTATTTGAAGAAGACAGAAATTCATTTCTATGATACGACTGGAAAAAAGTGCGGTCAGCAAGATTATTTGCATTGGCAGAAAGTATCAAAGATCATATTGCATTTAGATTGGAGTGCAAGTTCAAATCTTTGGAATGCTAAAATAGCCGAGCCCTTGAAGCGAAAGAGTTCATCAGTGAAAAATTCAGGTTACAGTGGTTAG
- the LOC113777239 gene encoding eukaryotic initiation factor 4A-13-like encodes MAGIAPVGSQLDARECDAKMTELPNADGEDFLTSNDEVYDSFESMGLQENLLRGIYAYGVEKPSPVQQRGLVPFCKGLDVIQQAQSGSGKTATLCLGILQQLDYNAVDCQALVLVPSPELARKTERVMHSLGNYLGVKVCACEGCDRVPEDQGNFSHGVHVVVGTPDCVFDMLRRQSLRPDYVKTVVLNQADEMISRGFKNKIYDIFQLLAPKIQVGVFLATMPPEALEITRKLMNKPVRILVKLGEFTPEREEMKLETLSGHSETDEAAICWLDKRCRLWKPKNIITKGKLESSLFLYTLGNRKVDCKFDLFKYGLKKTAKFDLYEVFKHTSQSVARKLGLQPSGISSAFDFSPTVQTPLLNVMGISVQAFCSQCLISSHLKGVIATVMLLRNVIMS; translated from the exons ATGGCTGGCATTGCACCAGTGGGATCCCAACTTGATGCACGTGAATGTGATGCCAAAATGACTGAGTT GCCTAATGCTGATGGAGAGGATTTTTTAACTTCGAATGATGAGGTCTATGACAGTTTTGAGTCCATGGGTTTGCAGGAGAACCTTCTCAGGGGCATTTATGCTTATG GTGTTGAAAAGCCATCTCCTGTTCAACAAAGGGGACTTGTTCCCTTCTGCAAGGGACTAGATGTCATTCAGCAGGCACAATCTGGATCTGGAAAGACAGCAACTCTATGCTTAGGAATCCTCCAGCAGCTAGACTACAATGCGGTTGACTGTCAGGCACTTGTTCTTGTCCCCAGCCCTGAGCTTGCCAGGAAAACTGAGAGGGTTATGCATTCTCTAGGTAACTATCTTGGCGTGAAGGTTTGTGCTTGCGAGGGATGTGACCGTGTTCCTGAGGATCAGGGCAATTTTTCCCATGGGGTTCACGTTGTTGTTGGCACTCCTGACTGTGTATTTGACATGTTGAGGAGACAGTCACTCAGGCCTGATTATGTCAAAACGGTTGTGCTGAATCAAGCTGATGAAATGATTTCCAGAGGTTTCAAGAATAAG ATTTATGATATTTTCCAGCTTTTGGCACCCAAGATTCAGGTTGGTGTATTCTTAGCTACAATGCCCCCTGAGGCCTTGGAAATCACAAGGAAGTTAATGAATAAACCTGTAAGGATTCTGGTGAAGCTTGGCGAGTTTACTCCTGAAAGGGAGGAAATGAAGCTTGAAACACTGTCTGGTCATTCCGAGACTGATGAAGCAGCTATATGCTGGTTGGATAAGCGTTGCCGTCTTTGGAAGCCTAAGAATATTATTACAAAGGGGAAACTT GAAAGTTCTTTGTTTTTGTACACATTGGGGAACCGAAAGGTGGACTGCAAATTTGATTTGTTCAAATATGGATTAAAAAAGACAGCAAAATTTGATTTGTATGAAGTGTTTAAGCATACTTCTCAGTCGGTTGCAAGAAAGCTAGGACTCCAGCCATCAGGGATAAGTTCTGCTTTTGATTTTTCACCTACAGTACAGACCCCCTTGCTAAATGTGATGGGTATAAGTGTTCAGGCCTTCTGTTCACAGTGCTTAATATCATCACACCTAAAAGGAGTAATAGCTACTGTTATGTTGCTTAGAAATGTCATCATGAGTTAG
- the LOC113778402 gene encoding uncharacterized protein LOC113778402 isoform X1, with protein MTKKLKLQLQISQLSPSFFLSVSLSLCCLLPSAVTLCFSPLLPSQPDDEEIEDSFSLLLQITMVEQKNSLLQINCDPCSFFSLFLSFCFLLPSLLIRRYSLSAKGTQKLTAYSSQQTSLHPHISLLVEAASNEEAEKFERGFILQLLGSTSSTNTSEFLKLSAADYIKNFDPSLHTFPPREQLQHQYCSEAGPVI; from the exons ATGACGAAGAAATTGAAGCTTCAGCTCCAGATTAGCCAGCTGTCaccttcattctttctttcgGTTTCCCTTTCCCTCTGTTGTCTCCTTCCCTCTGCCGTCACCCTCTGTTTTTCTCCTCTCCTTCCTTCACAGCCGGacgatgaagaaattgaagactCCTTCAGCTTGCTTCTCCAAATAACCATGGTCGAACAAAAGAACTCGCTTCTCCAAATAAATTGTGACCcttgttctttcttttcccttttcctttctttctgttTTCTACTTCCCTCTCTGCTAATCAGAAGATATTCCCTCTCTGCAAAAGGCACACAGAAATTGACG GCATATTCTTCCCAGCAGACTAGTTTGCACCCACACATTTCTCTGCTTGTGGAA GCAGCATCCAATGAAGAAGCTGAAAAATTTGAAAGAGGTTTTATTCTTCAGTTGTTAGGCTCCACCAGCTCTACAAATACATCAGAG TTCCTGAAATTGTCTGCTGCGGACTACATAAAAAACTTTGATCCTTCATTGCAC ACTTTTCCTCCTAGAGAGCAGCTGCAGCACCAGTATTGTAGTGAAGCTGGCCCAGTCATTTGA
- the LOC113778402 gene encoding uncharacterized protein LOC113778402 isoform X2, with product MTKKLKLQLQISQLSPSFFLSVSLSLCCLLPSAVTLCFSPLLPSQPDDEEIEDSFSLLLQITMVEQKNSLLQINCDPCSFFSLFLSFCFLLPSLLIRRYSLSAKGTQKLTAASNEEAEKFERGFILQLLGSTSSTNTSEFLKLSAADYIKNFDPSLHTFPPREQLQHQYCSEAGPVI from the exons ATGACGAAGAAATTGAAGCTTCAGCTCCAGATTAGCCAGCTGTCaccttcattctttctttcgGTTTCCCTTTCCCTCTGTTGTCTCCTTCCCTCTGCCGTCACCCTCTGTTTTTCTCCTCTCCTTCCTTCACAGCCGGacgatgaagaaattgaagactCCTTCAGCTTGCTTCTCCAAATAACCATGGTCGAACAAAAGAACTCGCTTCTCCAAATAAATTGTGACCcttgttctttcttttcccttttcctttctttctgttTTCTACTTCCCTCTCTGCTAATCAGAAGATATTCCCTCTCTGCAAAAGGCACACAGAAATTGACG GCAGCATCCAATGAAGAAGCTGAAAAATTTGAAAGAGGTTTTATTCTTCAGTTGTTAGGCTCCACCAGCTCTACAAATACATCAGAG TTCCTGAAATTGTCTGCTGCGGACTACATAAAAAACTTTGATCCTTCATTGCAC ACTTTTCCTCCTAGAGAGCAGCTGCAGCACCAGTATTGTAGTGAAGCTGGCCCAGTCATTTGA